One region of Hoeflea sp. 108 genomic DNA includes:
- a CDS encoding GNAT family N-acetyltransferase, producing the protein MATTGADVNQNHPSHELAIVRRYEAAGFRAWPAAAVHYDGTWLVRLTAGHPAKRLNSVNPLDPADIRNIPDRIARAARRFEAYGRPLTFRMSPLSGPMIAAHLDRERWSVFAESMVMRLSLDDGLVDGAMDQIPLKDIGRFVTASMAVHGLDASLRPGLSEIIGAIQPEAGMFVLEQNEQPVTSAICVHDNDLAGLFEIATTEAERGKGFGRRLILSALKWARLRGARQAWLQVEASNAEALRLYTKMGFKEVYRYHYRRPPEA; encoded by the coding sequence ATGGCGACTACCGGAGCTGACGTGAACCAGAACCACCCGTCGCACGAACTGGCGATCGTCCGCCGCTACGAGGCGGCGGGCTTCCGCGCCTGGCCGGCGGCGGCCGTCCACTATGACGGCACCTGGCTTGTGCGGCTGACGGCAGGCCACCCGGCCAAGCGGCTCAACTCCGTCAATCCGCTCGATCCGGCCGACATCCGCAACATTCCCGACCGCATTGCGCGCGCCGCCAGGCGCTTCGAGGCCTATGGCCGGCCGCTGACCTTCCGCATGTCGCCTTTGTCGGGGCCGATGATCGCTGCCCATCTCGACCGCGAGCGCTGGAGCGTATTTGCCGAATCCATGGTGATGCGCCTGTCGCTCGACGACGGTCTTGTCGACGGCGCCATGGACCAGATCCCGCTCAAGGACATCGGCCGCTTCGTCACGGCCTCGATGGCGGTCCACGGCCTTGATGCATCGCTCCGTCCCGGCCTGTCCGAGATCATCGGCGCCATCCAGCCGGAAGCCGGCATGTTCGTGCTCGAGCAGAACGAACAGCCGGTGACGTCGGCCATCTGCGTGCACGACAACGATCTGGCCGGCTTGTTCGAGATCGCCACGACAGAGGCCGAGCGCGGCAAGGGTTTTGGCCGCAGACTCATCCTGTCGGCGCTGAAATGGGCCCGTCTGCGCGGCGCCCGCCAGGCCTGGCTGCAGGTCGAGGCTTCCAACGCGGAAGCGCTGCGCCTCTACACCAAGATGGGCTTCAAGGAAGTCTATCGCTATCACTATCGCCGCCCGCCGGAGGCCTGA
- the ubiG gene encoding bifunctional 2-polyprenyl-6-hydroxyphenol methylase/3-demethylubiquinol 3-O-methyltransferase UbiG, producing MPDPRPSTIDAGEVERFSALSAEWWNPNGKFRPLHKFNPVRLGYIRDQVAQRFGRDTHAARPFEGLRILDIGCGGGLLCEPMSRLGADVVGADASVTNIEVAKLHAAESGVKVDYRATTAEDLADAGEKFDVILNMEVVEHVADVELFVKKCGEMVKPGGIMFVATINRTFKALGLAIVGAEYVLRWLPRGTHQYGKLVRPEELDKALVGAGLSTIDRTGVIYNPLADRWQKSRDMDVNYMVLAEKAA from the coding sequence ATGCCAGATCCCCGCCCATCGACAATCGATGCCGGAGAAGTCGAGCGGTTCTCGGCGCTCTCAGCCGAATGGTGGAACCCGAACGGCAAGTTCCGCCCGCTGCACAAGTTCAATCCCGTGCGCCTGGGCTATATCCGCGACCAGGTCGCCCAGCGCTTCGGCCGCGACACTCATGCGGCACGCCCCTTCGAGGGCCTGCGCATTCTCGATATCGGCTGCGGCGGCGGCCTTTTGTGCGAGCCGATGTCGCGCCTCGGCGCGGACGTGGTCGGCGCCGACGCCTCGGTGACCAATATCGAGGTGGCGAAGCTGCACGCGGCTGAATCTGGCGTGAAGGTGGACTACCGAGCCACGACAGCCGAAGACCTTGCGGATGCGGGCGAAAAATTCGACGTCATCCTCAACATGGAGGTGGTCGAGCACGTCGCCGACGTCGAGCTGTTCGTGAAGAAGTGTGGCGAGATGGTGAAGCCCGGCGGCATCATGTTCGTCGCCACCATCAACCGTACCTTCAAGGCGCTGGGACTTGCCATTGTCGGCGCCGAATATGTGTTGCGCTGGCTGCCGCGCGGCACCCACCAGTATGGCAAGCTGGTCCGCCCCGAGGAGCTGGACAAGGCACTTGTCGGCGCCGGCCTTTCGACCATCGACCGCACCGGCGTGATCTACAATCCGCTGGCCGACCGCTGGCAGAAATCGCGCGACATGGACGTCAACTACATGGTGCTGGCCGAAAAGGCCGCCTGA
- a CDS encoding ComF family protein → MADPMPEIKSLAHAVAAWPARMLFPPVCAGCRRQVIQPGALCGACWPSLRFLEKPWCEVMGTPFAHDFGVGFLSAEAIANPPPFARARAAVAYTGVARRMVQGLKFHDRTDLGPWMARWMVRSGAELVADAEVVVPVPLHWRRFLWRQFNQSAELARNVAKLAGLPFAPTAVRRIRRTRQQVGLGHREREDNVRAAFVVPSEAEIDVRGRRVLLVDDVYTTGATVAAVTRALKKSGASAVDVLTFARVLPGDFRPDDQDTI, encoded by the coding sequence GTGGCCGATCCTATGCCGGAGATCAAGAGCCTCGCCCACGCTGTCGCTGCCTGGCCGGCGCGGATGCTGTTTCCGCCGGTCTGTGCCGGCTGCCGTCGCCAGGTCATCCAGCCCGGCGCGTTGTGCGGCGCCTGTTGGCCCAGCCTGCGTTTCCTCGAAAAGCCGTGGTGCGAGGTCATGGGAACGCCTTTTGCTCATGATTTCGGTGTCGGCTTCCTCTCCGCCGAGGCTATCGCCAACCCGCCGCCCTTCGCCCGCGCCCGTGCGGCGGTCGCCTATACCGGCGTCGCACGTCGCATGGTCCAGGGCCTCAAATTCCACGACCGCACCGATCTCGGGCCGTGGATGGCGCGCTGGATGGTGCGCTCAGGCGCTGAACTCGTCGCCGATGCCGAAGTCGTCGTGCCGGTGCCGCTGCACTGGCGCCGCTTTCTGTGGCGGCAGTTCAACCAGTCGGCGGAACTCGCCCGCAACGTCGCCAAGCTTGCCGGCCTGCCGTTCGCGCCGACTGCGGTCCGCCGGATCAGGCGCACGCGCCAGCAGGTCGGTCTCGGGCACCGCGAGCGTGAAGACAACGTGCGCGCTGCCTTTGTCGTTCCCTCCGAGGCCGAGATCGACGTCAGGGGGCGGCGGGTGCTGCTCGTCGACGACGTCTACACGACGGGCGCTACGGTGGCCGCAGTGACACGGGCTTTGAAGAAAAGCGGGGCGAGTGCCGTCGACGTGCTGACGTTTGCCCGCGTCCTGCCTGGGGACTTCCGGCCCGACGATCAGGACACTATATAG
- the mutT gene encoding 8-oxo-dGTP diphosphatase MutT, with protein MLLVAACALVDTDGRVLLAQRPEGKQLAGLWEFPGGKVEPGETPEETIIRELHEEIGIETKAACLAPLTFASHSYDDFHLLMPLYVCRRFTGTPEPREGQALKWVRPKQMRDYPMPPADEPLIPFLIDLL; from the coding sequence ATGCTGCTGGTCGCCGCCTGCGCGCTCGTTGATACCGACGGCCGCGTGCTGCTGGCGCAGCGTCCCGAGGGCAAGCAGCTCGCTGGCCTGTGGGAATTTCCCGGTGGCAAGGTTGAACCGGGCGAGACGCCCGAAGAGACGATCATCCGTGAATTGCACGAAGAGATCGGCATCGAGACCAAGGCCGCCTGCCTCGCACCGCTGACCTTTGCCAGCCACAGCTATGACGACTTTCATCTGCTGATGCCGCTCTATGTCTGCCGGCGTTTCACCGGCACGCCCGAGCCCAGGGAAGGGCAGGCGTTGAAGTGGGTCAGGCCCAAGCAGATGCGCGACTATCCGATGCCGCCGGCCGACGAACCGCTGATCCCGTTCCTGATCGACCTGCTGTGA
- a CDS encoding methyltransferase domain-containing protein, translating to MQAIFDASLVIAHRRRALAHPVAGADFLVARAAEDLADRLATVERKFEHGAAIFGVSPAATAVLAASGKVADVQRVEADAAFLGGGPGVISDPETIALEPASIDLAVSLLALQEANDIPGQLIQIRRALKPDGLFLGVLAGAGTLVELRESLLAAETELTGGASPRVIPFTDVRDAGGLLQRAGFALPVADVETVTVRYDTMFGLMADLRAMGATSALADRPRRPSTRRLFHRAAEIYAERFSDPDGRVRASFSFVWLSGWAPDPSQQKPLKPGSAQVSLAKALSEDGNK from the coding sequence GTGCAAGCCATCTTCGACGCCAGTCTCGTGATCGCGCACCGCCGACGGGCGCTGGCGCACCCTGTTGCCGGTGCCGACTTCCTGGTGGCGCGCGCGGCGGAAGACCTCGCCGACAGGCTGGCGACCGTCGAGCGCAAGTTCGAGCATGGGGCCGCGATCTTCGGCGTCAGCCCGGCGGCGACGGCCGTTCTGGCCGCAAGTGGCAAGGTGGCGGACGTGCAGCGCGTCGAGGCGGACGCGGCGTTTCTCGGCGGCGGCCCGGGCGTAATTTCCGATCCTGAGACGATTGCGCTCGAACCGGCGAGCATCGATCTGGCGGTTTCGCTGCTGGCGCTGCAGGAAGCCAACGACATTCCCGGCCAGCTGATCCAGATCCGGCGTGCGCTGAAACCGGACGGGCTGTTTCTCGGTGTCCTGGCCGGCGCGGGCACACTCGTGGAGCTGCGCGAGAGCCTGCTTGCGGCAGAAACCGAACTGACCGGCGGTGCGAGCCCGCGCGTCATCCCCTTCACCGATGTGCGCGATGCCGGCGGCCTGCTGCAGAGGGCGGGGTTTGCCCTGCCTGTCGCCGATGTCGAGACGGTGACTGTGCGCTACGACACCATGTTTGGGCTGATGGCCGATCTCCGGGCAATGGGGGCGACCAGCGCGCTCGCCGACCGGCCGCGCAGGCCCTCGACACGGCGGCTGTTCCATCGGGCGGCTGAGATCTATGCCGAGCGCTTTTCCGACCCCGACGGACGGGTGCGGGCGAGCTTTTCCTTCGTGTGGCTTTCGGGCTGGGCGCCCGACCCGTCGCAGCAGAAGCCGCTCAAGCCCGGATCGGCGCAGGTGTCGCTCGCCAAGGCGCTGAGCGAAGACGGGAACAAGTGA
- a CDS encoding MmcQ/YjbR family DNA-binding protein, protein MTAEDVRRIALELPGATEKSHFDKPDFRVRDRVFATLPEDGNAVIKLTRDQQEMMCTAEPAIFQPVDGGWGKQGWTRLILAATDEKTLRSALVAAWRNTAPITLRKAFDLAGG, encoded by the coding sequence ATGACAGCTGAGGATGTCAGACGGATCGCCCTGGAACTGCCCGGGGCGACCGAGAAATCGCATTTCGACAAGCCCGACTTCCGCGTCCGCGACCGCGTCTTCGCCACGCTGCCCGAGGACGGCAATGCCGTGATCAAGCTGACGCGCGACCAGCAGGAGATGATGTGCACGGCCGAGCCGGCAATCTTTCAGCCGGTGGACGGCGGCTGGGGCAAGCAGGGCTGGACCCGCTTGATCCTGGCCGCGACAGACGAGAAGACGCTGCGCAGCGCGCTCGTCGCAGCCTGGCGCAACACGGCGCCGATCACATTGCGCAAGGCGTTCGATCTGGCGGGTGGGTGA
- a CDS encoding DUF1178 family protein — protein MIRFSLHCDHAHDFEGWFRSNDDFETQLKRGFVSCPECGSQKVEKALMAPAVSTSRKQEKIALALGDEQRKAVAALKELSEKVRQNAENVGDKFAEEARKIHFGETEARGIYGAATLDEARGLAEDGIEFMPLPVFPDDRN, from the coding sequence TTGATCCGCTTTTCCCTTCATTGCGACCATGCACATGACTTCGAAGGATGGTTCCGCAGCAACGACGACTTCGAGACCCAGCTCAAGCGCGGCTTCGTCTCTTGCCCGGAATGTGGTTCGCAGAAGGTCGAAAAGGCGCTGATGGCGCCTGCGGTCTCGACTTCGCGCAAGCAGGAAAAGATCGCACTCGCTCTGGGCGACGAACAGCGCAAGGCGGTGGCGGCCCTCAAGGAGCTGTCCGAAAAGGTGCGCCAGAACGCCGAGAATGTCGGCGACAAGTTTGCCGAGGAGGCGCGCAAGATTCATTTCGGCGAGACCGAAGCCCGCGGCATCTACGGTGCTGCAACGCTCGACGAGGCAAGGGGCCTCGCCGAAGACGGCATCGAATTCATGCCGCTGCCGGTTTTTCCCGACGACCGGAATTGA
- the ptsP gene encoding phosphoenolpyruvate--protein phosphotransferase: MRDMAAGPRVLLKRLRELMAEPLEPQERLDRIVRDIAANMVAEVCSLYVLRADSVLELYATVGLNPNAVHLAQLRLGQGLVGTIAASARALNLSNAQEHPAFAYLPETGEEIYHSFLGVPVLRAGRTLGVLVVQNKTMRHYRDDEVEALETTAMVIAEMIASGDIARLSRPGLELDLTRPASFTGSSFNEGVGLGHVVLHEPRIVVTNLFNEDSDEELRRLEDSLGSLRLSIDDMLSRRDVAFEGEHREVLEAYRMFANDRGWVRRLEEAIRNGLTAEAAVEKVQSDMRARMLHMTDPYLRERMSDFDDLANRLLRQLMGRGPETIAASLPKDAIIVARSMGAAELLDYPRDRLRGLILEEGAPTSHVVIVARAMGIPVAGQMKGAVSMSENGDPIIVDGDEGTIHLRPQPDLEAAYAEKVRFRARRQELYRELRKKPSQTRDGIKVDLLMNAGLAVDLPQLAEAGAAGIGLFRTELQFMVASTFPRAEAQEKLYRDVLDTAKGRPVTFRTIDIGGDKVLPYFKGSAQEEENPALGWRAIRLTLDRPGLLRTQVRALLKAAGGRELKVMLPMVTELSEIAQAREIIDREVRHLSRFAHHLPTSLKLGAMIEVPALLWQLDELMQTVDFVSVGSNDLFQFVMAADRGNTQLADRFDPLSVPFMRVLKQIADAGVRNHTPVTLCGELAGKPISAMALLGLGFRSISMSPASIGPVKAMLTELPLGELKSFLDDNLSGPAANLPMRALLQAFADDRSIPL; this comes from the coding sequence ATGCGTGACATGGCCGCAGGGCCTCGCGTGCTTCTGAAACGGCTCCGCGAGTTGATGGCGGAGCCCCTCGAGCCACAGGAACGGCTCGACAGGATCGTGCGCGATATTGCCGCCAACATGGTGGCCGAAGTCTGCTCGCTCTACGTGCTTCGCGCCGACTCCGTCCTCGAACTCTATGCCACCGTCGGTCTGAACCCCAATGCGGTTCACCTGGCCCAGCTGCGTCTCGGACAGGGTCTGGTCGGTACCATCGCTGCGAGCGCGCGTGCGCTCAACCTGTCCAACGCGCAGGAACACCCTGCTTTCGCTTACCTGCCGGAAACGGGTGAGGAGATTTATCACTCCTTCCTCGGCGTGCCGGTGCTCAGAGCAGGGCGCACGCTTGGCGTTCTGGTCGTGCAAAACAAGACCATGCGCCACTATCGCGACGACGAGGTCGAGGCGCTCGAAACCACCGCGATGGTCATTGCCGAGATGATCGCGTCCGGCGACATCGCCCGGCTCAGCCGACCCGGCCTCGAACTCGATCTGACGCGCCCAGCGTCGTTCACCGGCAGTTCCTTCAACGAAGGTGTCGGCCTCGGCCATGTCGTGCTGCACGAGCCGCGCATCGTCGTCACCAATCTGTTCAACGAGGACAGCGACGAGGAACTGCGCCGGCTCGAGGATTCGCTCGGTTCGCTCCGGCTCTCCATTGACGACATGCTGTCGCGCCGCGACGTCGCCTTCGAGGGCGAGCATCGCGAGGTTCTCGAAGCCTACCGGATGTTTGCCAACGATCGCGGCTGGGTGCGCCGCCTTGAAGAGGCGATCCGCAACGGCCTGACGGCGGAAGCAGCGGTCGAGAAGGTGCAGAGCGATATGCGCGCGCGCATGCTGCACATGACCGACCCCTATCTGCGCGAGCGGATGAGCGATTTCGACGATCTCGCCAACCGTCTGCTGCGCCAGCTCATGGGCCGCGGCCCCGAGACCATCGCCGCCTCGCTTCCCAAGGATGCCATCATCGTCGCCCGCTCGATGGGGGCTGCCGAACTGCTCGACTATCCGCGTGACCGCCTGCGCGGCCTTATCCTTGAGGAAGGCGCGCCTACCAGCCACGTGGTCATCGTGGCGCGCGCCATGGGCATTCCCGTCGCCGGCCAGATGAAGGGTGCCGTTTCCATGTCGGAAAACGGCGATCCGATCATCGTCGACGGCGATGAGGGGACGATCCATCTCAGACCTCAGCCCGACCTCGAAGCTGCCTATGCCGAGAAGGTGCGTTTCCGTGCCCGCAGGCAGGAGCTCTACCGCGAGCTGCGCAAGAAGCCGTCGCAGACCAGGGACGGCATCAAGGTCGACCTGTTGATGAATGCCGGCCTCGCCGTCGACCTGCCGCAGCTTGCCGAAGCGGGTGCCGCCGGCATCGGCCTGTTCCGCACCGAGCTGCAGTTCATGGTGGCGTCGACCTTCCCGCGCGCCGAAGCGCAGGAGAAGCTCTATCGCGACGTGCTCGACACGGCCAAGGGCCGTCCCGTCACCTTCCGCACCATCGATATCGGCGGCGACAAGGTGCTGCCCTATTTCAAGGGCTCGGCGCAGGAAGAAGAGAACCCCGCGCTCGGCTGGCGCGCCATCCGCCTGACGCTCGACCGTCCCGGCCTGCTGCGCACCCAGGTCCGCGCGCTGCTCAAGGCTGCCGGCGGGCGTGAGCTCAAGGTCATGCTGCCGATGGTCACCGAACTCTCGGAGATCGCCCAGGCGCGCGAAATCATCGACCGCGAGGTGCGCCACCTGTCGCGCTTCGCCCACCATCTGCCGACCAGCCTGAAGCTCGGCGCCATGATCGAGGTGCCGGCGCTGCTGTGGCAGCTCGACGAGCTGATGCAGACGGTCGACTTCGTCTCGGTCGGCTCCAATGATCTGTTCCAGTTCGTCATGGCTGCCGACCGCGGCAACACCCAGCTCGCCGACCGCTTCGACCCACTGTCGGTGCCGTTCATGCGGGTGCTCAAGCAGATTGCGGACGCAGGCGTGCGCAACCACACGCCCGTCACGCTGTGCGGCGAACTCGCCGGCAAGCCGATTTCGGCCATGGCCCTGCTCGGCCTCGGGTTCCGCTCCATTTCCATGTCGCCGGCCTCCATCGGCCCGGTCAAGGCGATGCTCACCGAACTCCCGCTTGGGGAACTCAAGTCGTTCCTCGACGATAATCTTTCCGGACCTGCGGCCAACCTGCCGATGCGCGCGTTGCTCCAGGCCTTTGCGGACGACCGTTCCATACCCCTATGA
- a CDS encoding antibiotic biosynthesis monooxygenase produces the protein MKTPQDGAVQNARPQYPKHAVSARTPCQTNHRACFAGVQTLLTAFVTQSCDERRLPVSIRSMDMSEALEIVRFRLKPGKEAGFAAANAEVSEWLKRQPGFVGRQLAVNGDGNWIDLVRWQSRAQAIAAADRLLGEIGDCAAMQAIDPASIDMSHAAVAVTA, from the coding sequence ATGAAAACACCGCAAGATGGTGCGGTGCAGAATGCGCGGCCTCAATATCCAAAACACGCGGTTTCCGCAAGGACGCCTTGCCAGACAAATCACCGCGCCTGCTTTGCCGGCGTGCAAACTCTCCTGACAGCTTTTGTCACGCAATCATGCGATGAACGACGCCTGCCCGTCTCAATCAGGAGTATGGACATGAGCGAAGCATTGGAAATCGTCAGATTCAGACTGAAGCCTGGCAAGGAGGCTGGCTTTGCCGCAGCGAACGCGGAGGTCAGCGAGTGGCTGAAGCGGCAGCCCGGTTTTGTTGGCCGCCAGCTTGCCGTCAATGGCGACGGCAACTGGATAGACCTTGTGCGCTGGCAAAGCCGTGCGCAGGCGATTGCCGCTGCCGACCGATTGCTGGGCGAAATCGGCGACTGCGCGGCGATGCAGGCGATAGACCCCGCCAGCATCGACATGTCGCACGCGGCTGTCGCCGTCACGGCCTGA
- a CDS encoding carbon-nitrogen hydrolase family protein, whose protein sequence is MTIFKAAAVQMRSGKEPARNVRDFEALVREAAGQGATYVQTPEMTGAIVGDKDARAAAFTSEDKDLVVASGRKLAAELGIHLHVGSTAIVRADGKLANRAFLFGPDGATVAVYDKIHMFDVDLDNGESWRESSAYEPGREAVVADTALGKFGFAICYDLRFPQLFRAEALAGAEVLTAPAAFTRQTGLAHWHVLLRARAIENGAFVIASAQGGKHEDGRETFGHSLIIDPWGRILAEAAHDEPGVIIAEIDTRHSSDARKKIPNLKNAREFGVALRQAGEGALRGAAS, encoded by the coding sequence ATGACGATTTTCAAGGCGGCTGCGGTTCAGATGCGTTCCGGCAAGGAGCCGGCGCGTAATGTCCGCGATTTCGAAGCGCTGGTGCGCGAGGCAGCAGGCCAGGGTGCGACCTATGTCCAGACGCCGGAGATGACAGGCGCCATCGTCGGCGACAAGGATGCCCGTGCCGCGGCGTTCACGTCGGAGGACAAGGACCTCGTCGTCGCCTCGGGCCGCAAGCTTGCGGCCGAACTTGGCATCCATCTCCATGTCGGCTCGACCGCGATCGTGCGTGCCGACGGCAAGCTCGCCAACCGCGCCTTCCTGTTCGGTCCTGACGGTGCGACGGTCGCCGTCTACGACAAGATCCACATGTTCGACGTCGATCTCGACAATGGCGAGAGCTGGCGTGAATCCTCGGCCTATGAGCCAGGCAGGGAAGCCGTCGTTGCCGACACGGCACTTGGCAAGTTCGGCTTCGCCATCTGCTACGATCTGCGCTTCCCGCAGCTGTTCCGCGCCGAGGCGCTGGCCGGCGCCGAAGTGCTGACTGCTCCTGCCGCCTTCACCCGCCAGACCGGCCTTGCCCATTGGCATGTGCTGCTGCGCGCACGGGCCATCGAAAACGGCGCTTTCGTCATAGCCTCCGCCCAGGGCGGCAAGCACGAGGATGGCCGCGAGACCTTCGGCCATTCGCTGATCATCGATCCCTGGGGGCGCATCCTCGCCGAGGCCGCGCATGACGAACCCGGTGTCATCATTGCCGAGATCGACACGCGCCATTCCTCCGATGCGCGCAAGAAGATCCCCAATCTCAAGAACGCGCGCGAGTTCGGCGTGGCGCTCCGTCAGGCAGGTGAGGGGGCTTTGAGAGGCGCCGCATCTTGA
- a CDS encoding aspartate kinase, translating to MARIVMKFGGTSVADLDRIHNVARHVKREVDAGHEVAVVVSAMSGKTNELVGWVQGMPKATGANSPFFDAREYDAIVASGEQVTSGLLAIALQSIGVNARSWQGWQIPIKTDGAHGAARILDIDGSFLIKRFQEGQVAVIAGFQGIAPDNRIATLGRGGSDTSAVAIAAAVKADRCDIYTDVDGVYTTDPRIEPKARRLSKISFEEMLEMASLGAKVLQVRSVELAMVHKVRTFVRSSFEDPDAPGMGDFLNPPGTLICDEDEIVEQQVVTGIAYAKDEAQVSLRRVADRPGVAGGIFGPLAEANINVDMIVQNISEDGKFTDMTFTVPSGDVTKALAVLEKIRPDIGYDAVQHDEGMSKVSVIGVGMRSHAGVAATAFQALASKGINIRAITTSEIKISILIDGPYTELAVRTLHSVYGLDKQ from the coding sequence ATGGCGCGCATCGTGATGAAGTTCGGCGGGACGTCCGTCGCCGACCTTGACCGCATCCACAACGTGGCGCGGCACGTCAAACGCGAGGTCGATGCCGGCCATGAGGTCGCCGTCGTGGTTTCGGCCATGTCGGGCAAGACCAACGAGCTCGTCGGCTGGGTGCAGGGCATGCCCAAGGCAACCGGCGCCAACAGCCCGTTCTTCGACGCGCGCGAATACGATGCCATCGTCGCCTCGGGCGAACAGGTGACATCGGGCCTGCTGGCGATCGCCCTGCAGTCGATCGGCGTCAACGCCCGCTCCTGGCAGGGCTGGCAGATCCCGATCAAGACCGACGGCGCGCATGGCGCGGCTCGTATCCTCGACATCGATGGCTCGTTCCTGATCAAGCGCTTCCAGGAAGGCCAGGTCGCCGTCATCGCCGGCTTCCAGGGTATCGCGCCCGACAACCGCATCGCCACGCTCGGCCGCGGCGGCTCCGACACCAGTGCTGTGGCGATTGCCGCTGCCGTGAAGGCTGACCGCTGCGACATCTACACCGATGTCGACGGCGTCTACACCACCGATCCGCGCATCGAGCCCAAGGCGCGCCGGCTGTCCAAGATTTCCTTCGAGGAAATGCTTGAGATGGCCTCGCTTGGTGCCAAGGTATTGCAGGTGCGTTCGGTCGAACTCGCCATGGTGCACAAGGTCCGCACCTTCGTGCGCTCTTCCTTCGAGGATCCGGATGCGCCCGGCATGGGCGATTTCCTCAACCCGCCTGGTACTCTCATTTGTGACGAGGATGAAATCGTGGAACAGCAGGTCGTCACCGGAATCGCCTACGCCAAGGACGAAGCCCAGGTTTCGCTGCGCCGGGTCGCCGACCGGCCGGGCGTGGCAGGCGGCATCTTCGGACCACTGGCTGAGGCCAACATCAACGTCGACATGATCGTCCAGAACATCTCCGAGGACGGCAAGTTCACCGACATGACCTTTACGGTGCCGTCGGGCGACGTCACCAAGGCGCTGGCCGTGCTCGAGAAGATCCGCCCCGACATCGGCTATGACGCTGTCCAGCACGACGAGGGCATGTCCAAGGTGTCGGTCATCGGCGTCGGCATGCGCAGCCATGCGGGCGTTGCGGCAACTGCTTTCCAGGCGCTCGCCTCCAAGGGCATCAACATCCGCGCCATCACGACCTCCGAGATCAAGATTTCGATATTGATCGACGGCCCGTACACCGAACTTGCTGTTCGGACTTTGCATTCCGTCTACGGTCTCGATAAGCAGTAG
- the grxC gene encoding glutaredoxin 3: MVDVTIYTRMMCGYCTAAKRLLERKGVAFTEHDASFSPELRQEMVTRAKGRATFPQIFVGNVHVGGCDDLHDLDAEGRLDGLLATGSLG; this comes from the coding sequence ATGGTCGACGTCACCATCTATACCCGCATGATGTGCGGCTACTGCACGGCGGCAAAGCGCCTTCTCGAACGGAAGGGCGTTGCATTCACCGAACATGACGCTAGCTTCTCGCCCGAGCTTCGGCAGGAAATGGTGACGCGCGCCAAGGGGCGGGCGACCTTTCCGCAGATTTTCGTGGGCAATGTGCATGTCGGCGGTTGCGACGACCTGCACGATCTCGACGCAGAGGGCCGTCTCGACGGACTTCTTGCAACCGGTTCGCTAGGCTGA
- a CDS encoding Flp family type IVb pilin, whose amino-acid sequence MIWRFLKDERGATAIEYGLIASLIGLAIVGSFSQLADQLQALWGDNNGEIQKGLNKY is encoded by the coding sequence ATGATCTGGCGATTCCTGAAAGACGAGCGCGGTGCTACGGCCATCGAATATGGCTTGATCGCAAGCCTGATCGGTCTGGCGATCGTCGGCAGCTTTTCGCAGCTGGCCGATCAGCTCCAGGCGCTTTGGGGCGACAACAACGGGGAAATCCAGAAGGGTCTGAACAAGTACTAG